The Alistipes finegoldii DSM 17242 DNA segment ATTTTCCCGCACCACCCTTTTGCGTCATGAACGCGCATATTTTGCTGTCGGTTGCCATCTCTCGGGGATTATTTTCTGAGCAAAATTATCGTGTCATTTTTTGCGAATGAAATTATACATCGTTTTTGAGGCGAATTCTACATGTGTTTTCGGGATTTATTTAATGGATTAATTAGCTTAATAATTAATTAGTTAAATAATGAATTCAATAATTCGTGTATTAATGCGCGAGATCGTTGGAAAGGCAGTATTATTTGGTTATCGTAGTGAAGGACAGCTACTTTTGCTTTTAGGGTCGAAAGAAGTGGCAAGATGTGAGTTTGTCGGACAAACTCTCACAACAACCTGCTCCGCAGCCTGTTGCATCTTGCGTCAATGCTCCGGAAGCGGTGCATTTGACGAAAATTTGCCCTTCGGTTAATTTTTGAATTAGGAATATGGATGATAAAAGAAACCATAGAATTTACTGCCGTTTGACATCTGCCGAATATGGTCGGTTTAAGACGGAGGTCAGAAAGACGTATCTGTCGGATTCCGAATATATCCGTCGCAAGTTGCTTCATCCCCAAATGCGTATCCGCAGCAGGGAGGAAACGGATCTGTTGAATTTCGTTATCGGATCACTGTCGCAGGTCAATAACAATATCAACCAGATTGCGCGGGTTATGAATGCCTTGAAGGGAAGCGGGGCTGTTGTGATCGGCAGCGTCGCTCAGAGGCAGCTCAACCAAGTCGAGGCCATATTGAAGGAGTGGAATACGTTTGAAGGCCGCCTCCGGCAAAGTCTGAAGTCGAAATGATTATAAAGATTATACGGAAGCCTCCGAAACCGGGCAATAGGGGAACCCGGGCGCGGGGCTTCGCAGCTCTGCTCCATTATCATGATCGACATGAAAGCGAGCTATGCCATACGGAGAATATTATTGGCAATACTTCGGTTGAACTTGCCCAGTACTTTATGGATGTCTCTACACGAAGCTCGTCCCGGGTCAAAGATCCGGTTTTTCATGCCGTTGTCAGTTTTGCCTACAATGAAGTAGATCCTGCGCCGGAGGTGATTGAGGCAATGGCCCGACAGTATCTTCAAAAAATGGGATATGCAAATCAACCCTGGGTAATTTATCGTCACACGGATAAACAGCATATTCATTATCACATTATCTCCAGTCGGGTTGATGTGCGAAGTGGGAAAGCTATTTCGAGTAGTTACGAGGGATTACGGACGAAGACCGTGCTGGATCAGCTTGCGCCATTATTCGGATACCAGGTAGGCAAAGGAGCGGATAAACGTCAGCAACAAAATCAGGGATTGGTCAGCGAGATAGATCAAGTAGTCCAAAAAGTCCTGCTTGAAGATCAACCATACAGCATGTATCGGTTTTGCCAAGCGTGCGAAAAACGGGGACTGAAGGTAAAGAAATTGCCTCGAGGATATGTTATCTCGCAGGGTAACTCTTATCCTGTTGCCCTGTCAAAATTACCTGTTTTTGCAGAGCGCAGGTTATCGCATATTTTAAGAGCAGTCAAGCAGGAACGAATCCGTGAAATGCGGTATATCCGGAAATGCCTGTACCTGGTTCTCCGGAATATGCCTCAGATTGATATGCAGTCCGATATGGCGGCTGAATTGTTTGGGGACAAGCTACTGAATCAGTTGGCGCAATACAATATAAATGTTATTTATAACAGAAATAGCGCCGGAATAGTCGGAATTTCTTTTGGCCGGCCGGACTTGACTTTCAAGGGGAGCGAGCTGAAGCTGTCATGGGAAACGATCCTACATTATGTTCGGAGCAAGAGGGGGGTATCTGCAAAGAAGAAACCTATCCTTCAAACAACTGTCCGGCCGCAGGCAGCACACCTCCAGACGCTCGTACAGGGAGCCGCAGTTGGGAAGAAAATAGCTGAAGACGAAGAGGAAAAAAAGCGTCGCGGACAAGCCGAGCAGGAAATATAATTCATGGTTTATGCTATTATGCTGATATATAGATATATGCCAGCTCTAAAATATTATAGTATTTAATATAAATAATTTATATTATTTGAATAATTGAAATTATTTGAAATAATCTGTTTATATTTGCTGAGAAGGCATAATCACAAAACACGAAATAACAATGGAAGCATCACAGACTTTTAAAGACAAGAGAAGCCGGCTGACAAAAGAACAAAGAGAGCGGGTTACTCCGGAACTGGTAGAGGAGATCATGGAAAAGCATGTGTCACCTGAACATTGGCCGTCGTTTCGAAGACGGCATAAAGCCGAGTTCCGGAAAATCGCCGAAGGCTACGTTTCTCAGTGTATGACTTTTTCAGCCAAAGATACAAAGAGGCCCTATAAAGCACGGATCAAAGGGTTGTTGGTGAGTGAGGTAAATGGTGAGGAAAGGATCTCCTTTGATTTTCTGTTTGCCCAGCGGAAATTGGTCATTCCGAATCGTATGCAGATCAAGAACGGTCAGGATGCGATCAATATATCCGACGAGCAGATTGAAAAGTTGAAGGCCGGAGCCTTCCTTGATGAGCTTTTAGTTTCAGAGAAGGGGGCAAAGTTTTTCGCCGAGGTCGATACCGAACTTAACCGTCTTGCTATTGCTGAAGCGACGTATGTTCGTGCCCCGAAGACGCTGCACGGTTCAATTCTTACCCCGGAACAGAGCAATGCCATTATGAGCGGAAAGTCTATGGAGTACGAACGTGAAAACCCCAACGATAAATCGCAGGTATTCGTTCTCAAAGCCCGTTACAGCCCGATTTATTATACGATCAGGTCGGAGTCGGTTCTCGATAAGGATGGGAAGCCTCTTGTTCGGAGTGTATCCGTATCTGTGGAACCGAGTCAAACACTCCAGTCGGTAGAAGAGACGGTTAAGATGTCTGCTCAAAAAACGAAAAAACGGGTTAGTCAACAAAGACATATGTGATATTGAATAATCTTGGTTATTATGGATGTATATATCAGTGGGAAAATCAGCGGAAAAACCCAGCAAGAAGCAGAGGCTGATTTTGGGAAATATGCAGAAATCATCCAGGCCGCCGGCCATACTCCCGTGAACCCGATGAAGAACGGCCTGCCTTTCGATGCTCCCTGGGAAGATCATATGGAACGCGACCTTGAAATGTTACGCGCGAGTGATGCTATCTGTTTATTGCCGGATTGGGTCGAGAGCTACGGAGCGAAGATCGAGTTGCACCAGGCACTCGAGATCAGGATGCCGGTTCTCAATGACTCGAATCTTCGTCTGTACCTCGAACAAGCCAATCATCAGGGAGTTCAACAGGAAGATTCCCGTAGTAAGATTCTGCGCAATATAGAGAGGAGCTACCAAATGCAACAAAGGACGATAAAAGATCCATCACAGAAACATAACCTTTAAATGAGCAATTATGAAAATTGTCCTTGGAGAAGCGAAAGAAGAGTATGATACCGATGTGCAGATGGCCGTTACACGTCAGTTAATTCTTCGTGTTAATACAGAAATAAAACCGGAGGCTGCCTATGTGGTTTCGGAAATAACCTATTCCCGACGTACGGGCTATTCGTATACGCTGATAAATACTCAAACAAAAGAGAGGCGTACGACAAATTTAATTCGACCTCTTAGTAAACGGTTTGGTGTGGGATTTTATAAAGATGATGTGCGTATGATGTTAATGCCGGAACCCGAGTTCAAAAGATTATGTGAAGGGGCGCAAAACATAGTCAAGAAAGAGGAAGTGAAAAAGGATAAAACACGGTATCAGCTCTCAAATGATTATCAAGGCTTCAGATACGATACCAAGCTCACAACTAAAGAAATTGCAATTAAGATCCGTGCATATTGCAAAACCCAGTATCCGGATTATAAATTTTCTGTACGTGTGGATCGTTCTGAAATAAATGTCAAGATTCTTTCAGGCCCCCAAGAGATCCGGGCAGGAAAGGGACTTGCTAAGGGAAACTGGCAAACAATCGGGATTACGGACTTTTATAGGGACTGGTTATCTGATGGAGCTTATAAAATGTTATACGATATAACGCAGTATGCTAAGTCATACAATCGCTCTAATACTGATATTCAAAATGATTACTTTGACGAAAATTTTTATTTTCGATTGGATATTGGTGCTTGGGATCGGCCATATACTGTAACGCCTGAAATAAAGCCGCAGACCGGGATAACAAAGTCTGGTACTTTACAGAAAATTGAGTCTCGGATCGTATCTCAGCAGGAAGCGAATCATCGATCAGGCCCGGAAAAAACCATTTAAATATACAATTATGTATGCACACTTTGAGGGCACATCGCAGGAACTTGCCGACCTGCAAAACGATGTGAGTGCTGCGAAAACTGCACTTGAATTACGAACTATATTAAAAAATGCGGAAAAAGAGTAATAATATCGGAGAATGGTTCCTACTAAGGTCTGTTGGAGACGAATCCGTCGATATACTCTTTATCGTGCGCGACAACAGCAAAAGCCTGCCTGATGAGCTTGTTTGCGACAGCGATCATAGCGAGTTTTCCCGATTTTCCGTTTTGCCTGAGCCTCGTATAGGTCTCTTTGCATTGGGCATTGAACCTACTGGCAGGCCAAGCGGCGATATAGAGAAGTCCTCTAGTGTATGCGTCTCCGTTTCGGTTGATATGCCCTTTGATGTTTACCGAAGTTCCGGACTGTTCGTAAGTGGGACAAATTCCGAGATACCGGGACACCTGCTTGGCATTTTGGAAGTAGGTAAAGCCTCCAGTAGTGATGATGAGCGCCGTGGCAAGCGTTATGCCTATCCCTTTGATGGTCGTCAGCAGCGCGAGTTGTCGGCTGAACTCCACTTCGACAAGATCCGTGAGTTCCGCCTGGAGCCTGTCACGCTTCTTTTCAAGGAACTTGATAGTTTCGTCTACGGTATGAGTTGCACCTTTGTCCGGGACAGGCAGACATGCAAGAGAGCCACGAAGGTTCGACATGGCGGTAATCTGCTTAGTAAGTTGGCGAATGACGGTTCTTTTCTGTCGGAGCCGCAGGATGGCCTCTCCCTGTACCTTGAAAGGACGCGGGTTCATCTTCTCTCCGTACAAGGTAATGAGTCGTGCATCGCTCTTATCGGTCTTGACCGTAGAGAGCAAGGCTTTGGCGAAGTTCTTTACCTTCAGCGGATTCTCCATGCTGACAGTAATTCCGGCGACATTGAGCATATACAGCAGCAAGGCGCTGTAATTCCCTGTCGCCTCCATAACACAGTGGATACTGCCGTCTTTGGGGAGAGTCCCGATAAACTGTCTGATACCAGCGGTCGTGTTGTTAAAAGTACGGATCTCCCCGCCTTTGTCGGAGGAGTAAGCTACCACGAATGTAGCCTTGCTCACGTCGATTCCAATGTACCTCATGGCCGTTCATTTTTTGGTTTTAACGACATCGCTTACATCTTGGTCCTTCATTGCGAATACGGGCTCAGACACCTTACGAACTATCCGGATTCTGATGTAAAGAGTATGGGGTCAGAACATAATTCCCGGTTTAGAAAACCAATGAGAGATCGGACTTATTCCATACTCTGATGTCTTAACTATTCAAATTTAATTAACTAATTACAAATATACAACATAGAGAATTCAATATCCAGTACGCAAATGTTGCCGCTCACCGGAATCCGACCTTCTCAATGTATGAATACCTGATGGAAAAGTATGAGGCTCTCAATAAGCAGCAAATTGCCGAGGGGATAGAGCCTTTGAAGCTATCTGCTCTTGAGGCCCGTTGTCAAGAATTGAAATCGGGATCTTTATCTACATCGGAATCATTGGCATTCATTGAGCGATGTTTAAAGACGTCGGAAGTCGGACGTCAGTCCAATCAGAATAAGAATAACTCAATTCCAGCAAAGGGGAGAACCTGCATCGATTGAGTTGCTGTCTGAACTTGGGAAAATGTTATAAATAACACGGAAAGCTATGGCAACAATAAACTTCAGGATCGAAGCCCCTATTACAAAATATGAGACTCGATTATCAGTCGTTGAAAACCGGTTGGTATCGCTTATCAAGGATTTCATTCGGGATGCTGGACAGATTCAAGGCTTGTCGGTCGGCATGAGTCATGTCGAATTTGCAAATGGAGCGTATTTTACCAATGTGTCGATTAAGAACGAGTGGTATGAATCTGCGCGGGGATTGAAAAAATTGGCACGGAAATATGATCCGAATTATGATAAGCGTGCGCATCAGGCATTTCCTGCTATGTATGCCACCGACTTATCTTCGTTGGGTGAAGAAATTGTGCGGCACTTCCAAAAAAGCTGTGACCAGTTGATCGTTGAGCAGTATGCGTATGCACCCATTATCAAGAATGAAATAGGATCGCTGCACACAAAGTTAGAAAAGGATGTGTCGATACGGAATATCAATGAAGGCAGCTCTTTATTTTTTGTCTGTCGGGAAATAGACGGGAAGGAGAAAGTCGGGATTGTAGATAGATACGGACGAACCCGTATCCCACTGAAATATGACGATCTGAAGGAAATAATAAACGGTTATTACTTAGCTAAAGTTGCTGGGAAATTTGGCGTTGTTACGCTTTCAAACAAAGTTATTGTACCTCTGAAATGTTTTAAGCTGCATGTATATCCACTTCAATTTTCCGGGAAATTATTGCATAATAACTACCTGCTTGTGGCAGGGAAAGAGACGAGTGATGGAATTCGTTACGGAGCAGTCAACCTCAAAGAAGAGGTGAAAATACCGTTTGAGTTTGAAAGTTTAGAAGTGCAGTATAACAGGGATCGACGCTTTGTCAGATATGGATTCATGGTTGCGCAGAAAGATGGCAAGTATGGGATGATAGATAAGGAAGGAAGTGTTATAATTCCTTTCGAGTATGACCATCTTGGCCAAAAAGGATATTCCAGACAATATTATGAGTTTGGAGACGGATATTTGGGGGCGGTCAAGGATAATAAATTTGGGGTTGTCGATGTAAACAATAACGTCGTAATCCCATTCGATCGTTCAAAAGACACTCTTCTCGACATGGTTTATCCTGATGTCTATTTTCTACGTCGTCCGACGGATAAAACTCCTGAGCAGCGAATCGCTGATTTAGCTGAACTTGAGAAAGGACTTATTAAACAGGATTGGGAATGCTATAAGAAGGGTTGCTTGTCTGGGAGCTATATGCGGGAACAATTGGATAAACTGAGAATACTATATTGCAATATTGACGATCGGGATGCCGGCAAAGCAAATGAACTATGGGATAAATACTCCCGAAATGGATTATTCCGTATTCCAGACTTATTTGAAGATAGTAATGGCAATCTATGGCGAACACGGGGCTATATGACGGAGATTGCTCACTTGGAAAAACCAAGTGCCGATAATGCGGTTGGAGTTTTCCTGTCTCCCCGCAAGCGTATGCAGCGGATAGAAAAGGAACTTCGGGATATAGAGAATCAAGAAATAATGGGGGTGCACTACGGGGAGTTTCCTCCGGAACGGGTCGATGCTGAGATAAGTGCAAAATTGCTCGAGAACGACAGAAGAATTGAAGAGCTGCACGATTCTTACAGGGAGATCAGAGCAAATTATCGCAAGTACAGAGCGCGTGGCTCTGAGCAGCAAGACCGAGGCGGCCTATCGAAGACTTTGCAAGTTGTCGAAGGGCAAATCCATGTCAAACGTAGCAAAGCCGAACATGTCCATAATGATAACGCGAACATATTGGCAAAGTGACGACGGAGACTGACCAGTGCAGACCTGAAAATTAAAAATATTATAAATAACACGAATAGCTATGGCAACCGTAAACTTTATGCTAACCTCTCCTATCGCCGTGGACGGTGATATGAATGTGACCGAAACAAAAATGGTCATGAGAGTTAACGAACTCTTTCAGGAGCTTCGGCAGATATCCGGAGTCCAAGTGGCCATGAGCGACATCGGATATGCCGATGGGACGGATTATTGTGCCACCGTATCGGTAAAAAATCAATGGTATGCGTCGGCTGTGCAACTTCGGAGAGTTGCAGAACAATTCGATTCCCAATATCGGGGGCGAGAGTATGCCGATGTGGGGCATATGAAATATTATACCGATTTGGCCCACTTGGAGCAAGTGAAAATATCAGGGTTTTGTAAAGATTTCAATGAGTTGGTATATATGACTACTGAAGGTCGTGATCGAGTTGAAAATGCGCTCGGTGTTGAGTTCGTGCGATTGCCGGTAGGGACACATATAGATTACTATAATCAACATAATTCCCTGTTCCGAATACGAGTTCAGCAATTTAACGGAGAGCTGAAGGCTGGGTACATAGACAAATATGGCATGCCGGTAGTGAAAGCGGTCTATGATGAGATTACTGCACCGGACTATAAAGGGATATGTTGTGCGAGCTTTCTGGGGAAAAAGGGTCTTGTCGCAACCGGAGACCGGCAACTTATACCGTTTGTGTATAACGAAATAAAAGGGGCGAACCTTGACTTGTTGAGAAACCCGCAGAGCCTCGATAAAGAGGTAGAAAAGAGTATTTCGATATTTTCAGAAAATGGACACATTCTTGCGGAAAAAGCGACTGATGCCGGGCAGCGCTGGGGGGTTATTGACCGAGATAACAAAGTTGTTATTCCCTTTGAGTTTGAAGCCTTGACCGAGGTTTATGCCGATGATACACGCTATGCCAAATATGGACTTCTCATTGCCGAAAGAGACGGGAAGTTCGGTATGGTCGATAAAGATGGAAGCGTGGCTGTCCCGTTTGAATATGATTATCTCGGATTACATGATCGTGATAATCCTCAATTGGGGCGAGTCGATGATGGCTACCTGTTTGCCTACAAAGATGGAAAAGTCGGAATTATTGATGTAAACCATAGAATTGCTGTTCCTTTCCGATATTCTCCCGAAGAAATATATCAGTTCGAGTATCCTCAAATTAGATTTTCAGTCCGTCCTGTGAGTAAAAATGAGATCGAATGCCAGGCTGATCTGTCTCGATTGGAAGAATTATGCAAGCGCCAGAATTGGACATATGAATGGTCTGCGGTTATTCAGGTGCGGCAAGATGGTGCGGACAGTATGAATAAGCTTGTTCAGCATTTTAAGAAAATCTCTGAATCGAGTTTGCCGGAAGCGATAGCTATTTGGGAAAAACATGCTCTTGGTAGGTTTCCAGTCCCGTCTATTGAATTGTCCGAGGAAGAACAGAAGGTATTTCGATTGGACACACCCCGGGAGAGTGATATATACCTTCGGCCCGAAGAAAGAACAGGAGTATACATTCCCCCACAGGAACGGGTCGACTCGCTTATCGAGAAGATTCGGGATGCGGAGGCGGTACGTTCCGAGATATCACATTATTCATATCATGATATGTGTGTCGCTGCTTTAGAGGGAGGTTTTTTTGAACCGGACGGAGGAGAGTATAATCGAAATAAGGAGCGTCAACTGGCCGAGATTGGACGTGAAATAGATGCCTTGTATGAACAGTTGGATCGTGCGGAAGCAAATGTCCGGAAGTTTGCTCCTCCCCTTGAGAGGCGGAAAGACATATTGGCTCCGACGACCACTCTGTATAATATTGAGCAGGGGATAAAAGAGAAAATGTCAAAACCCCGATCATCCCCAACCTGCGAACAGAAGATGTAAAAGTGTAGTCTTTAAAATACTCCTGATCCCATGAAAGTTTTAATCTCGATTAACCAAAAAGGGTCGTGTTGGAAAATTTTTGCCATCCAATCGTGGGAAGGTTCACATGGGGAGACGATTACTTGAACGATCATAGCTGTGAGCATTTTATACGAGAGATTGAGCAACATATTCATAATTTTTTTGATTGAAAAATTTAATAAACCATGATTGATTATAAAGAAGCGAAGAAATACCTTCTTCCAACATTATTGGATTATGGCTTCAAGGAGCGTAAAGACAAATCGTGTAAATCATGTCTTGTCTTTTCGGACGGCTCGGAAACACTTCTGGTATATCGCAACCAGGGGGGAGTCTACGATCATTATGTCAATAAAAGTACGTCGGACGATTATGGGGACGCCGTTCACTTCATTATGAAGCGGGTACTCAATAAAACGACCAACCTGTCCGCAGAAGATTTTTGCAAAGTGGAGGCTGAGCTGTCACGGATTGCCGGGCTTGGTGTAATTAAAGATGTTATAAATAACACATCTACGATACAGGAAAAGCAACCGTTCGATATTTCAAAGTATACGGTAGAGCGCCTTGATCTCGCGGCTGTTCCCGGGGCATGCCGGCGGTTTTTCGAGCAGCGCCACATTGATCCCGGGCAACTGGCTCCGTTCAAGTCCGTGATAGGTATCCTTGTTAGCGACCGCGGGTTTAAGCAACCGTTGTTCTATTGGCAAAATATGGACGGGAATATAGTCGGGGCGCAGTATAAATATATCAAGGACAATGTGTGTCAGAAAAGGTTCCTGAAAAATACCGATCGCAGTAATTCTCTTTGGATGACTCCTATCGAGGGTAGCAAGGCGCTGTTCGTTACGGAAGATCCGCTCGATGCAATCGCGCATAGCCAACTTTTCCCTGGCGCCCGGTATGCTTACTTCTGTACCGGAGGAACATCGACCAAAGCCCAGCGGGAGATGATTCATAGCTTTTCTCAAAAATTTAAATTACCTATCATCCTCGGAAACGATAATGATTTAGCCGGACAGTTGGAAAACTTTAAACTTGCACTTCATACGGCCAATATTGAGTATGCCATCAATAGTAAAACGCAGCGAGTTCTTCTTACCGTCAATGGCGCAGAGAGGGAATGGGGGAAGGATGAAATAGTTGCTGCCCTACAAGCAGTAATGAAGCAGAGGCCGAATATAATCCTGTCAATACCATGGGCAAAAGATTGGAATGACGATCTACGGAGCAGCAAGAAGTCTATCTCCCTGCGGATTGCTGAAAATATGGCTCGAGTGCAGATCGAGACAACCAAATCAGAACAGCGGGGAGTGATTGCCGGGAAATTGCCCTAATACTTCTGCTATACTGCTGGAGTTTCGGAACTGGACTAAAAATGTTATAAATAACATTTTAATAATCATATGTTTATATAGCGTTCGGTTTTTTGTGCAACAGCTTTTTTTTATCGGAGAAAACAGTTAGTTTTGTCAATAATATAGATTATTTAAATAATATAAATAATTAAAATGAATGGCAACACTATCTCAAATTGAAGAAGAGGATAATGAAATATATGCGTATGTCGTACTTGGTGCCATTTGCATAGGGTTTCTCTTGCTGCTGACACAATTGTATTATGCCAATTACGATTTGGTGCAACGCCTTCATATCGACATTCCGTTTCTGGATAAACATGTTTTCTCGAAAGAGGGGATGAAGTTGTTGCTGGGGGACTCCTATAAAGTCAGGAATGTTGTGCTGTTTCTTTTTGCGTTCTCGTTGACGTCTCCATCTAAAGGAGAGAAACCGACGTCTCTCTGGCGGCAGCTCGCAGGACTAGGCATTTCCGTTGCAGTATTTCATTGCTGTCGTTTTTTCTTACTTATCCCCCTTACCACAGTCGGACAGTCATTGAATATTCTCGGGTCGCTCATCAGTGCCGTGTGCATCCTCAGTTATTGTGGTCGGATTACGAGGTTTTACCTGGCGCCGGATAGTTCTCTTAACGAGAACGAACGGTTGGCAGACGGGTTTGAGCAGACTACTGAATTGATCGAAACCCCTACTTCTGTCAATTGGAAGTATGAGTTCTCGTACCAGGGTAAAATCCGCACCGGATATATCAACGAACTTGCGGTGTATAGGGCGTCATTTGTTATTGGAATGCCGGGCACCGGAAAAAGTCATTCATTTCTCGATCCTGCAATGAAGCAGCTCATTGCAAAACATTTTTCGGCAGTGGTTTATGATTATAAAGACCCGACATTAAGCAATGCGGTATATCAGTATTACGTGGCGTATAAACGGGAACACCCAAATTCCCCGTTGCGGTTCGGGTATCTGTCATATGTAAATATCAACCATACCTATCGGTGCAATCCGATGAAAGGGATCTCGACATCGGCCGAAGCGGTCAATTTCGCCATTACGATTCTGACTGCTCTGAATAAGAACTTTGTCGAAAAACAAGGCGAGTTTTTTACGGAAAGTGCGAAATCCTATACCGCGATCGTAATATATGCACTGGGGGTATTGTTCGGGGGACGTTACTTGTCATTGCCCCATACGCTCACTATGCTGTCTCAGGTGCCGTCTGTCCTGTTCCCGGTGCTGAAGCTGATCTCCGTGCTGTATCCCGATATGAAGACCCTGTTTTCGCCTTTCAAAGAGGCATACGACACAAATACGTTGCCGCAACTTCAGGGACAGTTGGCCTCGGCCCAAATCGGGTTGGGGTCAATGTCAGACGCATCATTGGCCTATGTTATGACTGAAGATGAGGAATCTCAGGATATCGCTGTCGATTTGGATACGATCTCGTCGAAAGAATCTCCAATGTTGTTATGTCTGGGCTCGAATCCACGGTTAGGGGCGGTTCTCGGGCTTGCTAACGCCGTATACCTTACACGCATTGCCAATCTGCTCAATCGCAAGGGCCGTAATCCGACAGCTTTTTTTGCCGATGAAGTGGTGACAACCTATATCAATGGTCTTGATAATTTAATCGCAACGGCGAGATCCAATAAGATTGCGGTTTTTCTGGGCTTTCAGGATTTCAGTCAGATGGTACGCGACTATGGGCAGAAGATTGCCGATGCGATCGTCAATACGGTCAATAATGTTTTTGTCGGAGCTGTCAAAGGTAAGACTGCAAAGGAAC contains these protein-coding regions:
- a CDS encoding WG repeat-containing protein; amino-acid sequence: MATVNFMLTSPIAVDGDMNVTETKMVMRVNELFQELRQISGVQVAMSDIGYADGTDYCATVSVKNQWYASAVQLRRVAEQFDSQYRGREYADVGHMKYYTDLAHLEQVKISGFCKDFNELVYMTTEGRDRVENALGVEFVRLPVGTHIDYYNQHNSLFRIRVQQFNGELKAGYIDKYGMPVVKAVYDEITAPDYKGICCASFLGKKGLVATGDRQLIPFVYNEIKGANLDLLRNPQSLDKEVEKSISIFSENGHILAEKATDAGQRWGVIDRDNKVVIPFEFEALTEVYADDTRYAKYGLLIAERDGKFGMVDKDGSVAVPFEYDYLGLHDRDNPQLGRVDDGYLFAYKDGKVGIIDVNHRIAVPFRYSPEEIYQFEYPQIRFSVRPVSKNEIECQADLSRLEELCKRQNWTYEWSAVIQVRQDGADSMNKLVQHFKKISESSLPEAIAIWEKHALGRFPVPSIELSEEEQKVFRLDTPRESDIYLRPEERTGVYIPPQERVDSLIEKIRDAEAVRSEISHYSYHDMCVAALEGGFFEPDGGEYNRNKERQLAEIGREIDALYEQLDRAEANVRKFAPPLERRKDILAPTTTLYNIEQGIKEKMSKPRSSPTCEQKM
- a CDS encoding DUF4406 domain-containing protein → MDVYISGKISGKTQQEAEADFGKYAEIIQAAGHTPVNPMKNGLPFDAPWEDHMERDLEMLRASDAICLLPDWVESYGAKIELHQALEIRMPVLNDSNLRLYLEQANHQGVQQEDSRSKILRNIERSYQMQQRTIKDPSQKHNL
- a CDS encoding IS110 family transposase is translated as MRYIGIDVSKATFVVAYSSDKGGEIRTFNNTTAGIRQFIGTLPKDGSIHCVMEATGNYSALLLYMLNVAGITVSMENPLKVKNFAKALLSTVKTDKSDARLITLYGEKMNPRPFKVQGEAILRLRQKRTVIRQLTKQITAMSNLRGSLACLPVPDKGATHTVDETIKFLEKKRDRLQAELTDLVEVEFSRQLALLTTIKGIGITLATALIITTGGFTYFQNAKQVSRYLGICPTYEQSGTSVNIKGHINRNGDAYTRGLLYIAAWPASRFNAQCKETYTRLRQNGKSGKLAMIAVANKLIRQAFAVVAHDKEYIDGFVSNRP
- a CDS encoding relaxase/mobilization nuclease domain-containing protein, with translation MIIKIIRKPPKPGNRGTRARGFAALLHYHDRHESELCHTENIIGNTSVELAQYFMDVSTRSSSRVKDPVFHAVVSFAYNEVDPAPEVIEAMARQYLQKMGYANQPWVIYRHTDKQHIHYHIISSRVDVRSGKAISSSYEGLRTKTVLDQLAPLFGYQVGKGADKRQQQNQGLVSEIDQVVQKVLLEDQPYSMYRFCQACEKRGLKVKKLPRGYVISQGNSYPVALSKLPVFAERRLSHILRAVKQERIREMRYIRKCLYLVLRNMPQIDMQSDMAAELFGDKLLNQLAQYNINVIYNRNSAGIVGISFGRPDLTFKGSELKLSWETILHYVRSKRGVSAKKKPILQTTVRPQAAHLQTLVQGAAVGKKIAEDEEEKKRRGQAEQEI
- a CDS encoding LPD29 domain-containing protein encodes the protein MKIVLGEAKEEYDTDVQMAVTRQLILRVNTEIKPEAAYVVSEITYSRRTGYSYTLINTQTKERRTTNLIRPLSKRFGVGFYKDDVRMMLMPEPEFKRLCEGAQNIVKKEEVKKDKTRYQLSNDYQGFRYDTKLTTKEIAIKIRAYCKTQYPDYKFSVRVDRSEINVKILSGPQEIRAGKGLAKGNWQTIGITDFYRDWLSDGAYKMLYDITQYAKSYNRSNTDIQNDYFDENFYFRLDIGAWDRPYTVTPEIKPQTGITKSGTLQKIESRIVSQQEANHRSGPEKTI
- a CDS encoding WG repeat-containing protein, with product MATINFRIEAPITKYETRLSVVENRLVSLIKDFIRDAGQIQGLSVGMSHVEFANGAYFTNVSIKNEWYESARGLKKLARKYDPNYDKRAHQAFPAMYATDLSSLGEEIVRHFQKSCDQLIVEQYAYAPIIKNEIGSLHTKLEKDVSIRNINEGSSLFFVCREIDGKEKVGIVDRYGRTRIPLKYDDLKEIINGYYLAKVAGKFGVVTLSNKVIVPLKCFKLHVYPLQFSGKLLHNNYLLVAGKETSDGIRYGAVNLKEEVKIPFEFESLEVQYNRDRRFVRYGFMVAQKDGKYGMIDKEGSVIIPFEYDHLGQKGYSRQYYEFGDGYLGAVKDNKFGVVDVNNNVVIPFDRSKDTLLDMVYPDVYFLRRPTDKTPEQRIADLAELEKGLIKQDWECYKKGCLSGSYMREQLDKLRILYCNIDDRDAGKANELWDKYSRNGLFRIPDLFEDSNGNLWRTRGYMTEIAHLEKPSADNAVGVFLSPRKRMQRIEKELRDIENQEIMGVHYGEFPPERVDAEISAKLLENDRRIEELHDSYREIRANYRKYRARGSEQQDRGGLSKTLQVVEGQIHVKRSKAEHVHNDNANILAK
- a CDS encoding plasmid mobilization protein, whose amino-acid sequence is MDDKRNHRIYCRLTSAEYGRFKTEVRKTYLSDSEYIRRKLLHPQMRIRSREETDLLNFVIGSLSQVNNNINQIARVMNALKGSGAVVIGSVAQRQLNQVEAILKEWNTFEGRLRQSLKSK